One genomic window of Anas acuta chromosome 14, bAnaAcu1.1, whole genome shotgun sequence includes the following:
- the INSYN2B gene encoding protein INSYN2B isoform X1, with the protein MTNEMGRKETHYLQTLNCDLVAQQNMKMRPVLLKRNSLDSVDFMRQPHHRRSKSQQVRFKDDGMNTKTEGVTELGTNPAQDIALVTRNKEVARHHNFLLQSPSFPKAQKGLQNIAIQTSPSLRKHFPVFRRKKLAVSKSLIEMPTEAENCIQANGNLSEQDIMSSDLCYLRITNHLEDGFRNSKVNGQLSQRPSEAQRNGPIHTDDFSVTENTTVSTQVPEYIHVNFPQNSNTSTDAPDTTVNLSNSLHSSTIINSNENNEKSMLSSDCEKINPCLNHSANYSECNPHSDSFEGDKSDSELLVVSTDASSQETTPLSLPSNHSISPCSLRDHQQAGEHKTGSSCATLTNDDHTVMSLTSSNASKSISSCNTEIEKNSAPSDVSQCNSCLEGFHIKSYLPRNETDPQTNKEISEINQIHLAHGELCALQGRLQSVEESLLSNQEKIKVLLNVIQDLEKSRALSEGRNFFHTGQDLNNCSTCQNTACIIYSVEYDFRQQEGRFHQILQRLEHEEQNPASASPQKLSSDHPVPEKKELRRKTKKCLILEFRTVHNC; encoded by the exons ATGACAAATGAAATGGGTCGCAAAGAAACACATTATTTGCAGACTTTAAACTGCGATTTGGTGGCCcagcaaaacatgaaaatgcGTCCAGTGCTGCTGAAGAGAAACAGTCTGGATTCAGTCGATTTTATGAGACAGCCACACCACCGCAGAAGCAAATCTCAGCAAGTTCGTTTCAAAGATGATGGTATGAACACGAAGACAGAAGGTGTCACTGAACTAGGTACTAATCCAGCCCAAGATATTGCATTAGTGACCAGAAATAAAGAAGTAGCTAGGCACCACAATTTTTTGCTACAGTCTCCATCTTTTCCCAAGGCTCAGAAAGGGCTTCAAAATATTGCCATACAAACATCTCCTAGCCTCAGGAAACACTTCCctgtttttagaagaaaaaaactggCAGTAAGCAAATCATTAATAGAAATGCCAACCGAGGCTGAAAATTGCATCCAAGCAAATGGCAATCTTTCTGAGCAAGACATTATGTCTTCAGACCTCTGTTATTTAAGAATAACTAATCATTTGGAAGATGGATTTAGGAACAGTAAGGTAAATGGTCAGTTAAGTCAAAGACCATCAGAAGCACAAAGAAACGGACCTATCCATACAGATGATTTCTctgtaacagaaaatacaaCTGTTTCTACACAGGTGCCTGAATACATTCATGTGAATTTTCCACAAAACAGCAATACTTCCACGGATGCACCAGATACAACCGTGAATTTAAGTAATTCACTACATTCTTCTACTATCATAAATAGCAAtgagaacaatgaaaaaagCATGCTGTCATCTGATTGTGAAAAAATAAACCCTTGCCTAAACCATTCCGCTAATTACAGTGAATGTAATCCTCATTCTGACTCTTTTGAAGGAGATAAAAGTGACTCTGAGCTGCTTGTAGTCAGCACAGATGCAAGCAGTCAGGAAACTACGCCATTATCACTTCCATCAAATCACAGCATATCTCCTTGTTCCCTCAGAGACCATCAACAAGCAGGAGAGCACAAAACAGGTTCCAGCTGTGCGACACTAACAAATGATGATCACACAGTAATGTCATTGACCAGCAGTAATGCATCAAAATCTATTTCTTCATGCAATACTGAAATTGAGAAAAATTCTGCCCCGTCTGATGTTTCCCAGTGTAACAGCTGTTTAGAAGGATTTCACATAAAGTCTTATCTGCCAAGGAATGAAACAGACCCACAAACCAACAAAGAGATTAGTGAAATAAATCAAATTCATCTGGCACATGGTGAACTATGTGCCCTACAAGGCAGGCTACAGTCTGTAGAGGAATCCTTGCTGTCGAACCAGGAGAAGATTAAAGTCCTTCTGAATGTAATTCAAGACCTTGAAAAATCCAGAGCCCTCAGTGAAGG GCGCAACTTTTTTCACACTGGTCAAGACCTCAACAACTGCAGCACCTGTCAGAACACCGCATGTATCATTTACAG CGTAGAATATGACTTCAGACAACAAGAAGGAAGATTTCATCAGATTTTGCAAAGACTGGAACATGAAGAGCAAAATCCAGCTTCAGCTTCACCTCAAAAACTATCATCTGATCATCCAGTTCCCGAGAAAAAGGagttaagaagaaaaacaaaaaag tgTCTGATCTTGGAATTCAGAACTGTACACAATTGTTAA
- the INSYN2B gene encoding protein INSYN2B isoform X2 produces MTNEMGRKETHYLQTLNCDLVAQQNMKMRPVLLKRNSLDSVDFMRQPHHRRSKSQQVRFKDDGMNTKTEGVTELGTNPAQDIALVTRNKEVARHHNFLLQSPSFPKAQKGLQNIAIQTSPSLRKHFPVFRRKKLAVSKSLIEMPTEAENCIQANGNLSEQDIMSSDLCYLRITNHLEDGFRNSKVNGQLSQRPSEAQRNGPIHTDDFSVTENTTVSTQVPEYIHVNFPQNSNTSTDAPDTTVNLSNSLHSSTIINSNENNEKSMLSSDCEKINPCLNHSANYSECNPHSDSFEGDKSDSELLVVSTDASSQETTPLSLPSNHSISPCSLRDHQQAGEHKTGSSCATLTNDDHTVMSLTSSNASKSISSCNTEIEKNSAPSDVSQCNSCLEGFHIKSYLPRNETDPQTNKEISEINQIHLAHGELCALQGRLQSVEESLLSNQEKIKVLLNVIQDLEKSRALSEGRNFFHTGQDLNNCSTCQNTACIIYSVEYDFRQQEGRFHQILQRLEHEEQNPASASPQKLSSDHPVPEKKELRRKTKKVKKKCFWWI; encoded by the exons ATGACAAATGAAATGGGTCGCAAAGAAACACATTATTTGCAGACTTTAAACTGCGATTTGGTGGCCcagcaaaacatgaaaatgcGTCCAGTGCTGCTGAAGAGAAACAGTCTGGATTCAGTCGATTTTATGAGACAGCCACACCACCGCAGAAGCAAATCTCAGCAAGTTCGTTTCAAAGATGATGGTATGAACACGAAGACAGAAGGTGTCACTGAACTAGGTACTAATCCAGCCCAAGATATTGCATTAGTGACCAGAAATAAAGAAGTAGCTAGGCACCACAATTTTTTGCTACAGTCTCCATCTTTTCCCAAGGCTCAGAAAGGGCTTCAAAATATTGCCATACAAACATCTCCTAGCCTCAGGAAACACTTCCctgtttttagaagaaaaaaactggCAGTAAGCAAATCATTAATAGAAATGCCAACCGAGGCTGAAAATTGCATCCAAGCAAATGGCAATCTTTCTGAGCAAGACATTATGTCTTCAGACCTCTGTTATTTAAGAATAACTAATCATTTGGAAGATGGATTTAGGAACAGTAAGGTAAATGGTCAGTTAAGTCAAAGACCATCAGAAGCACAAAGAAACGGACCTATCCATACAGATGATTTCTctgtaacagaaaatacaaCTGTTTCTACACAGGTGCCTGAATACATTCATGTGAATTTTCCACAAAACAGCAATACTTCCACGGATGCACCAGATACAACCGTGAATTTAAGTAATTCACTACATTCTTCTACTATCATAAATAGCAAtgagaacaatgaaaaaagCATGCTGTCATCTGATTGTGAAAAAATAAACCCTTGCCTAAACCATTCCGCTAATTACAGTGAATGTAATCCTCATTCTGACTCTTTTGAAGGAGATAAAAGTGACTCTGAGCTGCTTGTAGTCAGCACAGATGCAAGCAGTCAGGAAACTACGCCATTATCACTTCCATCAAATCACAGCATATCTCCTTGTTCCCTCAGAGACCATCAACAAGCAGGAGAGCACAAAACAGGTTCCAGCTGTGCGACACTAACAAATGATGATCACACAGTAATGTCATTGACCAGCAGTAATGCATCAAAATCTATTTCTTCATGCAATACTGAAATTGAGAAAAATTCTGCCCCGTCTGATGTTTCCCAGTGTAACAGCTGTTTAGAAGGATTTCACATAAAGTCTTATCTGCCAAGGAATGAAACAGACCCACAAACCAACAAAGAGATTAGTGAAATAAATCAAATTCATCTGGCACATGGTGAACTATGTGCCCTACAAGGCAGGCTACAGTCTGTAGAGGAATCCTTGCTGTCGAACCAGGAGAAGATTAAAGTCCTTCTGAATGTAATTCAAGACCTTGAAAAATCCAGAGCCCTCAGTGAAGG GCGCAACTTTTTTCACACTGGTCAAGACCTCAACAACTGCAGCACCTGTCAGAACACCGCATGTATCATTTACAG CGTAGAATATGACTTCAGACAACAAGAAGGAAGATTTCATCAGATTTTGCAAAGACTGGAACATGAAGAGCAAAATCCAGCTTCAGCTTCACCTCAAAAACTATCATCTGATCATCCAGTTCCCGAGAAAAAGGagttaagaagaaaaacaaaaaaggtgaagaaaaaatgtttctggtgGATTTGA